Below is a genomic region from Bacillaceae bacterium S4-13-56.
ATTATCGTAGGAAAACTTAAATGGGTTATTAACAGTCACACCGCCAAGTGCGTCTACTCCATCCTTAAAACCTTCCATATTCACTTTTGCATAGAAATGAATGGGTACATCAAGAAATTCCTCGACCGTTTCTACAGCAAGCTGTGTGCCGCCGAATGCGTAAGCGTGATTGATTTTGTCTTTATTAAGACGACCAGGAATAGTGACATACGTATCCCGCGGAATGCTAAACATAAGCATTGAGTCGGTGTTCGGATTGAGTGATATGAAAATCATCGTGTCCGAACGCCCCCCATCATTGGATCTTTCGTCAACTCCAAGCAGGAGAACATTAATGGTTTCTTTTTCTTTCAGGGCTTTGTCTATTTTTTGCTTTTGCTCAGGATTGCTGTCCCGAGCTAAGGGCTCATTCATCGTTTCAACGGCGTTTTCTGCGGTGTTATATATATGAACTCCAAGAGTTATAAGCAAAATAAGGATTCCGCCCACCCAATATGGCCAGCGTCTTTTGTGTTTCTCTTTTCTTTTTTCTGATCGTGTACTCAAATCTTCATCTTCTTTCAAGTAATTTTCCCTAGATTATTATAACAGAGTTGTGGACATATGATTCTTGAAATCACTCTTTATTTGACGAATGTTTGGCAATAACTGTTTCACTTTTTTGATAGGAATTTTTGGTAAGTGTTTGAAGGGGTAATTTTTAAAATAGGTGGTGAAAAAAGAAGGGGGTTGTAGTAGAATAATCCTAGTGATAGGAAAACTGCATAGGGCAAACTTGCTGAAAAGGAAGGACGCAAAGCTATGGACCTAAGGTGTACTGCTTTTATTGTGGTGCGTTATGGTTGCCAGGCCGCTTAAAATCATTGGAAGGGTCCCCCTATGTTTTAGGCGGGATCATTTTTGTTTTTTGCTATGGGCTCGGGATTTTGGGGATGGATTTTGGGACGCGGCTGGCTTCCATGGACGGATTCTTGCTTTTATGACATGGATGGTTGGGCTTATCTTGGGTTCTTGTTATTGTTATTGTGGTATGGATGGTCGGGCTTTTTATGAGTTTTTGTTATTGTGACATGATGGTTGGGCTTTCGGACGAGCTCTTGTACTATGATTTTTTCTAATGATTATGGTGAAGGAAGATGTTTGGATGAATATGATTGATTTGTTTAACACGGAATTATATACAGAAAGATCTTTAAAATATACAGATTTATTGGAGATCATTTTGAAACGGTTGACTCGGCTGGGAGATTACGTTAACGGCGATGCTTCTTTCGATACGAAGGTTGTTCACGATCATTACCTTACAATTCTCCCCTTTTTATTACATATTGGAAAAAAGGGAAATATCACACCGTGGTTTGTGAAATCAGAAATGCAGGCATTCTCATTTGATCAACATGTCGATACCTTGATTCAAGAGCTTGCGAGTGAGCTCTCGATGTTCACTCGGTCTCGCAAGAAAGAAGATACCTATAAAAGAATCATCCACTTGTATTTGGATATTGGTCTCTTACTTGGCTTAACACCTAAAAGAATTCAGAGCATGTACGAATCGAACTCTAAGTATAAGGCTAACTTTAAACGAGAGCTTTATAACCAGAGACTGGCGAAGTTGTTGGGAAATGGGTTGTGATGTAGTGTGGTTTGAGGGGAGTGGCTGCCCTTTGATGGGCGTGTTTAGGGGGATAATTCCAGGGGGAAATTTGGAAGTTTTGTTCGACGTTCTAGACTCTTACTTAATCATTTCTAGTAGAACATGTATTACACGCGAAATTTTTGAATTTCCTAGCAAGATGGAAATTTTTTTTAGTGAGTTCAACTTTCTTCTCAAGTTTCCTTCTTTTAAAATTGAAAAAGGATGGTTTCACGGGTTTTCTGCTCTTGTGGTG
It encodes:
- a CDS encoding LCP family protein, with amino-acid sequence MKEDEDLSTRSEKRKEKHKRRWPYWVGGILILLITLGVHIYNTAENAVETMNEPLARDSNPEQKQKIDKALKEKETINVLLLGVDERSNDGGRSDTMIFISLNPNTDSMLMFSIPRDTYVTIPGRLNKDKINHAYAFGGTQLAVETVEEFLDVPIHFYAKVNMEGFKDGVDALGGVTVNNPFKFSYDNFTFEKGEIELNGTQALAYSRMRKEDPRGDFGRNDRQRQVVEAAIKEAASFSSFTNITELLGIVGDNVKTNMEMNNMQDLFINYLGVQNNQKSLQIEGHSSIMNSIWYWIVPEEQLTKIRTTVKDHMEEK